The following are encoded together in the Campylobacter concisus genome:
- a CDS encoding F0F1 ATP synthase subunit A, whose amino-acid sequence MKDLFLFSNFLNSSHAFIYAFHFLLVALIVIIVAYIARSKMQLVPRGLQNIVEAYLEGVISMGRDTLGSEKLARKYLPLVATIGFIVFFSNVVGIIPGFESPTSSLNLTLVLALVVFIYYNFEGIRENGFFKYFGHFMGPNKFLAPIMFPVEVISHLSRVVSLSFRLFGNIKGDDLFLLAMLTLAPWFAPLPAFALLTLMAVLQTFIFMMLTYVYLAGAVAISEHEH is encoded by the coding sequence ATGAAAGATTTGTTTCTATTTTCAAATTTCCTAAATAGCTCCCACGCCTTTATCTATGCGTTTCACTTTCTGCTTGTAGCTTTGATTGTTATCATAGTTGCTTATATAGCAAGGAGCAAAATGCAGCTTGTGCCAAGAGGTCTTCAAAATATAGTTGAAGCTTATTTGGAGGGCGTTATATCGATGGGAAGAGATACTTTAGGCAGTGAAAAACTAGCTAGGAAATATCTTCCACTTGTTGCAACTATCGGTTTTATCGTATTTTTTTCAAATGTTGTAGGTATTATTCCTGGATTTGAGTCACCAACATCAAGTCTAAATTTAACTCTAGTTTTGGCTTTGGTTGTATTTATTTATTACAACTTTGAGGGCATTAGAGAAAATGGATTTTTCAAGTACTTTGGACACTTTATGGGGCCTAATAAATTTCTAGCTCCTATTATGTTTCCAGTTGAAGTCATCTCGCATCTTTCACGTGTAGTTTCGCTATCATTTCGTCTTTTTGGTAATATCAAGGGTGATGATCTATTCTTGCTAGCGATGCTTACACTTGCACCTTGGTTTGCTCCACTTCCAGCTTTTGCGCTTCTAACGCTTATGGCTGTTTTGCAAACATTTATCTTTATGATGCTAACTTACGTTTATCTAGCCGGTGCCGTTGCTATTAGTGAGCACGAGCATTAA
- a CDS encoding glycoside hydrolase family 3 N-terminal domain-containing protein: MKTFKFILFVAIFALGLNGAEVSLRAKISQMIMVGFNGASTKDAAFRAMLSDAGYERFGGVILLGRNVTNKAQLKASIKAIKEKSPKIFIAIDEEGGNVSRMKDKSFEGPYPSAYEVASTLDIKSAYDLYSKMAINLKECGINLNFAPVVDLHDENSPIIAAKQRAFSEYASKVVIYADAFMDAFKEQGILTTLKHFPGHGSSKEDSHKNKSEVTLSKDALLPYKDAISTGRAQIIMVGHLFVKGIDEDNPATLSKKIITDLLRNELKFNGVVISDDMLMKGVGDEALAQKVVKFINAGGDILLFSEFKINNQRTADLVAQIIVDAVNEKKISKERIDASYKRIMALKAKL; this comes from the coding sequence ATGAAAACTTTTAAATTTATACTTTTTGTGGCTATTTTTGCTCTGGGGCTAAACGGCGCTGAAGTGAGCCTAAGAGCCAAAATCTCGCAGATGATAATGGTTGGTTTTAACGGAGCTAGCACAAAGGACGCTGCGTTTCGCGCGATGTTAAGCGACGCTGGATACGAGAGATTTGGCGGAGTAATACTACTTGGCAGAAATGTCACCAATAAAGCCCAGTTAAAAGCTAGCATAAAAGCTATCAAAGAGAAAAGTCCTAAAATTTTCATCGCTATCGACGAAGAGGGTGGCAACGTAAGCCGTATGAAGGATAAGAGCTTTGAGGGCCCGTATCCTAGCGCATACGAGGTCGCAAGCACGCTTGATATCAAAAGCGCTTATGATCTCTACTCAAAAATGGCTATAAATTTAAAGGAGTGTGGCATAAATTTAAATTTCGCCCCAGTGGTTGATCTGCACGACGAAAACTCGCCGATAATTGCTGCAAAGCAAAGGGCGTTTAGCGAGTATGCAAGCAAGGTAGTGATCTACGCTGATGCCTTTATGGACGCATTTAAAGAGCAGGGCATCCTAACGACACTTAAGCATTTTCCAGGGCATGGTAGCTCAAAAGAGGACTCGCATAAAAATAAGAGTGAGGTCACGCTAAGTAAAGATGCACTTTTGCCATATAAAGACGCCATAAGCACTGGTAGAGCGCAGATCATCATGGTCGGACACCTTTTTGTAAAGGGCATCGACGAGGACAATCCAGCCACACTTTCTAAAAAAATAATAACCGATCTCTTGCGAAATGAGCTTAAATTTAATGGCGTAGTCATCAGCGATGATATGCTGATGAAAGGCGTTGGCGACGAAGCTTTGGCTCAAAAAGTGGTGAAATTTATAAACGCTGGTGGCGACATCTTGCTCTTTAGCGAGTTCAAGATAAATAACCAAAGAACGGCCGATCTAGTCGCTCAAATCATAGTTGATGCAGTAAACGAGAAAAAGATCAGCAAAGAGCGAATCGATGCTTCATATAAGAGGATAATGGCTCTAAAAGCGAAGCTTTAA
- the rarD gene encoding EamA family transporter RarD: MPRLNESQKGVILALSAFFMWGFLAVYFNLFSKDVDAYEILAHRVIWSFFLMAGVLYFSGKMGEIFTLLKDIRSLKTLFLSGIFITTNWGVYVYAVSNGKILDTSLGYFINPLISMLLGVIIFKERLNKSGILAICIVVLAISVQIYAQGGLPLVSIILPLSFGFYAAVRKMAKIGAFNGLFIETFFMFPFALAYVFYIAFLGKSHFGLNEDSLLMIASSIVTIVPLVAFNAAATRINLTTIGYLQYISPTIAILCAVFIYGENLDGYKVISFCMIWLALAIISIDKFRKRSKNE; this comes from the coding sequence ATACCAAGACTAAATGAGAGCCAAAAAGGCGTTATTCTCGCGCTTAGCGCCTTTTTTATGTGGGGGTTTTTGGCGGTTTATTTCAACCTCTTTAGCAAAGATGTCGATGCTTATGAAATTTTAGCTCATAGGGTCATTTGGTCATTTTTCTTAATGGCTGGAGTGCTTTATTTTAGTGGCAAAATGGGCGAAATTTTTACTTTACTTAAAGATATTCGTTCGCTAAAAACCTTATTTTTGAGTGGTATATTTATCACTACAAACTGGGGCGTTTATGTATATGCTGTTAGCAATGGCAAAATTTTAGACACAAGCCTGGGCTATTTTATAAATCCACTAATAAGCATGCTTCTTGGTGTTATCATCTTTAAAGAAAGGCTAAATAAAAGCGGAATTTTAGCCATTTGCATAGTCGTTTTAGCCATTAGCGTACAAATTTATGCTCAAGGCGGATTGCCATTAGTTTCCATTATCTTGCCGCTTTCATTTGGATTTTACGCAGCAGTTAGAAAGATGGCAAAGATTGGCGCATTTAACGGACTTTTTATAGAGACATTTTTTATGTTCCCATTTGCACTTGCCTACGTTTTTTACATAGCATTTTTAGGTAAAAGCCACTTTGGACTAAATGAAGACTCACTTTTAATGATCGCTTCAAGCATCGTAACCATCGTGCCGCTTGTCGCTTTTAACGCAGCGGCAACAAGGATAAATTTAACAACGATTGGCTATTTGCAATACATCTCGCCAACCATCGCGATCCTTTGTGCGGTCTTCATTTACGGCGAAAATTTAGACGGCTACAAGGTCATCTCGTTTTGTATGATCTGGCTGGCACTCGCAATAATTAGCATAGATAAATTTAGAAAAAGGAGTAAAAATGAATAA
- a CDS encoding aryl-sulfate sulfotransferase, whose amino-acid sequence MNNVTIYLLLAFFAALILYFQIQKLTKKLDEEGAEPAYQKAAQEVLENLSNAEKYPKFCNVIFKKINALRQDILFEDALNSESGKDKALDILEQIREKLETLSKKENLSWESELFAILDELDSFIKINFKNGEDRAEELRDELKKEFDGL is encoded by the coding sequence ATGAATAATGTGACGATTTATTTGCTGCTTGCGTTTTTTGCAGCGCTTATTTTATATTTTCAGATACAAAAACTAACCAAAAAGCTCGACGAAGAGGGAGCGGAGCCAGCTTATCAAAAGGCCGCACAGGAGGTTTTAGAAAATTTAAGCAATGCTGAGAAATATCCAAAATTTTGCAACGTAATATTTAAAAAAATAAACGCCTTAAGGCAAGATATTTTATTTGAAGATGCGCTAAATAGTGAGTCTGGTAAAGATAAAGCATTAGATATCTTAGAGCAAATAAGAGAAAAACTGGAAACTTTATCAAAGAAAGAAAATTTAAGCTGGGAGAGCGAACTCTTTGCGATCTTGGACGAGCTTGATAGCTTTATAAAGATAAATTTCAAAAATGGCGAAGATAGAGCCGAAGAGCTAAGGGACGAACTAAAAAAAGAATTTGATGGGTTGTGA
- a CDS encoding McrB family protein → MNEYIDYENFKAYCEKEIGKNSAQSYQSFLKSFIRFLEENKVYSIFDYYNSKSKNPKYLEEEFLKSGKTKKLFTDYNSAVNKYIEFKNSEANMKRYWVFTNKKEIFDSIEEFKQNNITQWDNERKDGYLQLSEIKEGDIVYIYSGEPIAAIVVKAEVENISQDKRTIYLRFLKFTNQNKLSRIILDKYENLKNIQGKREIKSQKSINYILNNEDTDKDMTLEKNDTLQQKREILSLNQILYGPPGTGKTYSVVRKALEIIEGNASDDRSKFKEYVEKGQIKFITFHQSYGYEEFVEGIKAKNDTNGNLKYEVEDGVFKALCQVAKKKNEIIVKTKDDNKIINEENFKELYDSYVLTLPEYSTSPSSKVLTTQTGYEFYLYKNTTPSIVVRAKNGSSPMSVAYSKLKRVLFDGEEYTYSSYEPKIIDDMRLDIQKYIVDNSSKNYVLIIDEINRGNISKIFGELITLIEPSKRLGADDEIMVELPYSKEKFGVQSNLYIIGTMNTADRSIALMDTALRRRFEFVEMMPQPELLGTIKIKYKDKDIDPKEIEIDFNTMLKTINERIEYLYDRDHTIGHAYFMSLKDGADIEELASIFENKILPLLQEYFYDDWEKIRLVLGYSQFIKEKKPENALFKSGTDYINDKILYEIDKEAFYDEQNYLKIYNLTSSQVDEAKSANDN, encoded by the coding sequence ATGAATGAATATATAGATTATGAAAATTTCAAGGCTTACTGCGAAAAAGAAATAGGCAAAAACTCCGCTCAATCCTATCAATCTTTTTTAAAAAGCTTTATTAGATTTTTAGAAGAAAATAAAGTTTACTCTATTTTTGATTATTACAACTCAAAAAGTAAAAACCCAAAATATTTAGAAGAAGAGTTTTTAAAATCTGGAAAAACCAAAAAGCTTTTTACTGACTATAATTCAGCAGTAAATAAATATATAGAATTTAAAAATAGCGAGGCGAATATGAAACGATATTGGGTATTTACAAATAAAAAAGAAATATTTGATTCTATTGAAGAATTTAAGCAAAACAATATTACTCAATGGGACAATGAAAGAAAAGATGGATATTTACAGCTTTCAGAAATTAAAGAAGGAGATATTGTTTATATTTATTCAGGTGAGCCGATTGCTGCTATTGTAGTGAAAGCAGAAGTGGAAAATATTTCACAAGACAAACGCACTATTTATCTAAGATTCTTAAAATTTACAAATCAAAATAAGTTATCTCGAATAATTTTAGACAAATACGAAAATCTTAAAAATATCCAAGGTAAACGTGAAATAAAATCGCAAAAAAGTATAAACTACATATTAAACAATGAGGATACTGATAAAGATATGACTTTAGAAAAGAATGACACTTTACAACAAAAAAGAGAAATTTTATCACTAAATCAAATTTTATACGGTCCTCCTGGAACTGGAAAGACATATAGCGTTGTTCGTAAAGCACTAGAAATAATAGAAGGCAATGCTTCTGATGATAGATCTAAATTTAAAGAGTATGTAGAAAAAGGACAAATAAAATTTATCACATTTCATCAAAGCTATGGATATGAAGAATTTGTCGAGGGGATTAAGGCTAAAAATGATACCAACGGAAATTTGAAATACGAAGTAGAGGATGGCGTATTTAAGGCTCTATGCCAAGTAGCAAAAAAGAAAAATGAGATAATAGTAAAAACAAAAGATGACAACAAAATCATAAATGAGGAGAATTTTAAGGAGCTATACGATAGCTATGTTTTGACTTTACCAGAATACTCTACATCGCCATCAAGTAAAGTTTTAACTACTCAAACTGGGTATGAATTTTATCTATATAAAAACACAACTCCATCTATAGTCGTTCGCGCAAAAAACGGTTCGTCGCCCATGTCTGTCGCATACAGCAAGCTTAAAAGAGTATTGTTTGATGGTGAAGAGTACACATATTCATCATATGAACCAAAGATAATTGATGACATGAGGCTAGATATACAAAAATACATAGTAGATAATAGCTCTAAAAACTATGTCTTAATCATCGACGAGATCAATCGCGGGAATATATCTAAAATTTTTGGTGAGCTCATAACTCTTATAGAGCCATCAAAAAGGCTCGGGGCAGATGACGAGATAATGGTTGAGCTACCATACTCAAAAGAGAAATTTGGAGTACAGTCAAATTTATACATCATAGGCACGATGAATACGGCGGATCGAAGTATAGCCCTCATGGATACGGCACTTAGAAGAAGATTTGAATTTGTCGAAATGATGCCACAACCTGAGCTTTTGGGAACCATTAAAATAAAATATAAGGATAAGGATATTGATCCTAAAGAAATCGAGATAGATTTTAATACTATGCTAAAAACTATAAACGAGCGTATAGAATATCTTTACGACAGAGATCATACGATAGGACACGCCTATTTTATGTCGCTAAAAGATGGCGCTGATATAGAAGAGCTAGCCTCGATCTTTGAAAATAAAATTTTACCGCTACTGCAGGAGTATTTTTATGATGATTGGGAAAAAATAAGGCTTGTTTTAGGCTATAGTCAATTTATCAAAGAAAAGAAGCCAGAAAATGCTTTATTTAAAAGTGGCACTGACTACATAAACGACAAAATTTTATACGAAATAGATAAAGAAGCTTTTTATGATGAGCAAAACTATCTAAAAATTTACAATTTAACAAGTAGTCAAGTAGATGAAGCAAAGTCAGCTAACGATAACTGA
- a CDS encoding NAD(P)H-dependent glycerol-3-phosphate dehydrogenase has translation MSIAVIGAGKWGSALFHAFSENNECVISSRTPRDMLNFVSLDEALECEYLVCTIPTQATNLWLKQNYKNKGQKILVASKGIDTANLKFLNEIYEDFVDRENLAFLSGPTFAKEIMQKLPCALVINSKNQNLASKFASFFPSYMKAYTSDDVIGAEVCGAYKNVIAIAGGICDGLGLGNNARASLISRGLVEMARFGKFFGAKDETFMGLSGAGDLFLTASSILSRNYRVGLGIARHERLEKILNELGEVAEGVDTARAISKIAKEKGIYVPIASEVENMLNGKDVFESVKSLLGRR, from the coding sequence ATGAGCATAGCAGTCATCGGAGCTGGCAAGTGGGGCAGTGCGCTTTTTCACGCATTTAGTGAAAATAACGAGTGTGTCATCAGCTCAAGAACGCCAAGAGACATGCTAAATTTTGTAAGCTTGGATGAAGCCTTGGAGTGCGAATATCTAGTCTGCACGATCCCAACGCAAGCTACAAATTTATGGCTAAAGCAAAACTACAAAAACAAAGGTCAAAAGATCCTAGTCGCTAGCAAGGGCATAGACACGGCAAATCTTAAATTTTTAAATGAAATTTACGAGGATTTTGTTGATAGAGAAAATTTAGCCTTTCTTTCAGGGCCGACCTTTGCAAAAGAGATCATGCAAAAGCTGCCTTGCGCCTTGGTGATAAATTCTAAAAACCAAAATTTAGCTTCAAAATTTGCCTCATTTTTCCCAAGCTACATGAAAGCATATACCTCTGATGACGTGATCGGTGCTGAAGTGTGCGGGGCGTATAAAAACGTGATCGCCATAGCTGGCGGCATCTGTGACGGCCTTGGTCTTGGCAACAACGCAAGGGCAAGTCTCATTTCACGTGGGCTTGTCGAGATGGCTAGATTTGGCAAATTTTTTGGTGCAAAAGACGAGACATTTATGGGGCTAAGCGGCGCAGGGGATCTTTTCTTGACCGCTTCATCGATACTTTCACGCAACTACCGCGTAGGTCTTGGCATCGCAAGGCACGAGAGATTAGAGAAAATTTTAAATGAGCTTGGCGAGGTGGCAGAGGGCGTCGATACTGCAAGGGCTATTAGCAAGATCGCTAAAGAAAAGGGCATATACGTGCCGATTGCCAGTGAGGTTGAAAATATGCTAAATGGCAAAGACGTTTTTGAGAGCGTAAAATCGCTTTTGGGAAGAAGATGA
- a CDS encoding McrC family protein — MKQSQLTITEFERIYQHDVGKKDFDDIENFILKNSDENAPFLRIASGVGGKFIQARNYVGVLQTKSGLTIEILPKIADKTDAERSKAVFIKMLKTLKNFPFKSSNLASLKIQNLPLLEIFIYMFLSELEALVKKGIKSDYVALEENLNFLKGKLNINEQIKRNSIHKERFYVGYSEFLSDIKINRIIKMTLKFLYKKSNSSKNQQKIRELLFIFDEVSEREDYKNFFAKLVINRQVKHYEQTLLWCKIFLLGNSFTPHKGDDLAFALLFDMNALFESYVGNFIKKSFPCTILQHSEKYLVENPQSFKLRPDIFLEGKFIADTKWKIISSKDDISQADLYQLYAYGKKHQCDGKLYLIYPKIDGIQQEPMKFEYEKNMQLEILYFDLEKDENNANLLT, encoded by the coding sequence ATGAAGCAAAGTCAGCTAACGATAACTGAGTTTGAGCGTATATATCAACATGATGTAGGCAAAAAAGACTTTGACGATATAGAAAATTTTATCCTTAAAAATAGCGATGAAAATGCTCCGTTTTTAAGGATAGCAAGCGGGGTTGGTGGAAAATTTATACAGGCTAGAAACTATGTCGGTGTTTTGCAGACAAAAAGTGGCTTAACGATAGAAATTTTGCCAAAAATAGCAGACAAAACCGACGCCGAAAGATCAAAAGCGGTTTTTATAAAAATGCTAAAGACGTTAAAAAATTTCCCATTTAAAAGCTCAAATTTAGCCAGTTTAAAAATACAAAATTTACCGCTTTTGGAAATTTTCATCTATATGTTTTTAAGTGAGCTTGAAGCTCTTGTAAAAAAGGGGATAAAAAGCGACTATGTGGCGTTAGAGGAGAACCTAAATTTCCTAAAAGGAAAGCTTAATATAAACGAGCAGATCAAAAGGAATAGCATCCACAAAGAGCGGTTTTACGTAGGATACAGCGAATTTTTAAGCGATATAAAGATAAATAGGATCATAAAAATGACGCTTAAATTTCTATACAAAAAGTCAAATTCTAGTAAAAATCAGCAAAAAATACGCGAGCTTTTATTTATATTTGATGAGGTTTCGGAGCGTGAGGATTATAAAAATTTCTTTGCAAAGCTTGTCATAAACCGCCAAGTAAAGCACTACGAGCAAACTCTTTTATGGTGCAAGATCTTTTTGCTTGGCAACTCTTTTACTCCGCACAAGGGCGATGATCTAGCCTTTGCTTTGCTATTTGATATGAATGCACTCTTTGAAAGCTATGTTGGAAATTTTATAAAGAAAAGCTTTCCATGCACTATTTTACAACACTCAGAAAAATACCTCGTAGAAAATCCACAAAGCTTCAAACTGAGACCTGATATATTTTTAGAAGGCAAATTTATAGCCGACACAAAATGGAAAATCATAAGCTCAAAAGATGATATCTCACAAGCCGACTTGTATCAGCTATATGCTTACGGAAAAAAGCATCAGTGTGACGGCAAGCTATACCTCATCTATCCAAAGATAGACGGCATACAACAAGAGCCTATGAAATTTGAATATGAAAAAAATATGCAACTTGAAATTTTATATTTTGATCTTGAAAAAGATGAAAATAACGCAAATTTACTAACATAA
- the rarD gene encoding EamA family transporter RarD: MIKGIFYSLLASVLFNCIYYMSVLMNPISTQALVGYRMIFAMPFVIAAIFLLKQQRNFKFLLLKIKLKPKILLVLLATSLIVSFQMWLYLWAPSNGSALKVSIGYLIMPIVMVLFGRIFFKEHLSKTKLASIFFAALGVFSTAILSGGISWESAVVFCLYPVYFAIRKYYNLANFSSFVIEIIFMFLFSFYFALTADMNYVMSQNPNIYYLLILLGAISGIALIAQILSSTLVPINVLGLLTYFEPIMMLFVSFAIGERLEKSSYFLMICLAISVTLLMIDSINSIKGDKNTKTK, encoded by the coding sequence ATGATAAAAGGCATATTTTATTCGCTTTTGGCATCTGTTTTGTTTAACTGCATCTACTACATGTCAGTGCTCATGAACCCCATCAGCACGCAAGCTCTTGTTGGATACCGCATGATCTTTGCCATGCCTTTTGTCATCGCAGCCATTTTTTTGTTAAAACAGCAGCGAAATTTCAAATTTTTACTTCTAAAAATAAAGCTAAAACCTAAAATTTTACTAGTTTTACTAGCTACCTCGCTCATTGTCTCATTTCAGATGTGGCTCTATCTCTGGGCTCCAAGCAACGGATCAGCGCTAAAAGTCTCTATCGGCTACCTCATCATGCCAATAGTCATGGTCCTTTTTGGACGGATATTTTTTAAAGAGCACCTCTCTAAAACAAAGCTAGCCTCGATATTTTTTGCAGCCCTTGGCGTCTTTAGCACAGCTATACTAAGCGGCGGCATCTCGTGGGAGAGCGCTGTAGTTTTTTGCCTTTATCCAGTCTATTTTGCCATTAGAAAGTACTACAACCTTGCAAATTTCTCAAGCTTTGTTATAGAGATAATTTTTATGTTTTTATTCTCATTTTATTTTGCGCTCACAGCCGATATGAACTACGTGATGAGCCAAAATCCAAACATTTACTATCTACTCATCTTGCTTGGTGCTATCAGCGGCATAGCCCTCATCGCCCAGATCCTCTCAAGCACGCTCGTGCCGATAAATGTACTAGGTTTGCTTACATATTTTGAGCCTATAATGATGCTTTTTGTCTCATTTGCTATCGGCGAGAGACTGGAGAAAAGCTCATACTTTTTAATGATCTGCCTAGCCATCTCGGTCACACTTTTGATGATAGATAGTATAAATTCTATAAAAGGCGACAAAAATACCAAGACTAAATGA
- the gatB gene encoding Asp-tRNA(Asn)/Glu-tRNA(Gln) amidotransferase subunit GatB, with amino-acid sequence MFEVVIGLEVHTQLNTKTKIFCSCSTSFGDEANTHVCPTCLALPGALPVLNKEAVKKAISFGTAINAKINKKSVFNRKNYFYPDLPKAYQISQFEIPIVEGGELIIDVNGTKKRIGVTRAHLEEDAGKNIHEETESLVDLNRAGTPLLEIVSEPDLRSSDEAVAYLKKLHSILRFLNISDANMQEGSFRCDANVSIRPKGDTKLYTRVEIKNLNSFKFIQKAIDYEVERQSAAWEDGKYDQEVYQETRLFDTTNLVTRSMRGKEDSAEYRYFPDPDLLPVEISEDMYNEAIKIPELAEQKVARYVSELGVKESDALNLTQSVEMARYFEELIATGIQPKLATTWLIVELLGRLNNGVTIETSPVNSAKMINLLKRIEDGTISGKAAKEVLDYLMENDADVDSVIEKLGLKQVSDDSAIIAIIDQILVANTDKVEEYKNGKDKMFGFFVGQVMKEGKGAFNPGKVNELLKAKIG; translated from the coding sequence ATGTTTGAAGTCGTTATTGGTTTAGAAGTTCACACTCAGCTTAATACAAAAACTAAAATTTTCTGCTCTTGCTCAACTAGCTTCGGCGATGAGGCAAATACTCATGTTTGCCCAACTTGCCTAGCACTTCCTGGAGCGCTACCTGTGCTAAACAAAGAGGCTGTAAAAAAGGCTATCAGTTTTGGCACAGCGATAAATGCTAAGATCAATAAAAAATCAGTCTTTAATAGAAAAAACTACTTCTATCCAGACCTTCCAAAGGCATATCAAATTTCTCAGTTTGAGATACCTATCGTTGAAGGTGGCGAGCTAATTATCGACGTAAATGGCACTAAAAAACGCATAGGTGTAACAAGAGCACACCTTGAAGAGGATGCTGGCAAGAACATCCACGAAGAAACCGAGAGTCTGGTTGATCTAAACAGAGCCGGCACACCACTTCTTGAGATAGTTAGTGAGCCAGATCTTAGAAGCAGCGATGAGGCGGTGGCTTATCTTAAAAAACTACACTCAATCCTTCGCTTTTTAAATATAAGTGATGCAAATATGCAGGAAGGTAGCTTTCGCTGCGACGCAAACGTCTCTATCCGTCCAAAAGGCGATACCAAGCTTTATACAAGGGTTGAGATAAAAAATCTAAACTCATTTAAATTTATCCAAAAGGCGATTGACTACGAAGTAGAGCGCCAAAGTGCAGCTTGGGAAGATGGTAAATACGACCAAGAAGTCTATCAAGAGACAAGGCTGTTTGACACGACAAATTTAGTGACAAGATCTATGCGTGGCAAAGAGGATAGCGCGGAGTATAGATACTTTCCTGACCCTGATTTGCTGCCAGTTGAGATATCAGAAGATATGTATAACGAAGCGATAAAAATTCCAGAGCTTGCCGAGCAAAAGGTCGCAAGATATGTTAGCGAGCTAGGCGTAAAAGAGAGTGATGCGCTAAATTTAACTCAAAGCGTTGAGATGGCTAGATATTTTGAAGAGTTGATCGCTACTGGAATTCAGCCAAAACTAGCTACTACATGGCTTATAGTCGAGCTTCTTGGCCGCTTAAATAACGGCGTAACGATCGAGACAAGCCCAGTTAATAGTGCTAAAATGATAAATTTACTAAAACGCATAGAAGATGGAACGATAAGCGGCAAGGCTGCAAAAGAGGTTCTAGACTACCTAATGGAAAATGACGCGGACGTCGATAGTGTCATCGAAAAGCTTGGCTTAAAACAAGTGAGCGACGACTCAGCGATTATTGCGATCATAGATCAAATTTTGGTTGCAAATACTGACAAAGTCGAAGAGTATAAAAACGGCAAAGATAAGATGTTTGGCTTCTTTGTCGGTCAGGTGATGAAAGAGGGCAAGGGTGCCTTTAATCCAGGCAAGGTCAATGAGCTTTTAAAGGCCAAAATAGGCTAA